A segment of the Veillonellaceae bacterium genome:
GTAAGCTGTATGTAACGTTGCAGAATCATAACCGATTTCTCGCCATGACCTAATGGCATTTGGTCGTTAATTTCGTATACTTCAACCTTCTCCCATTGACCAGTCGCTTCGTTTTTTCGGTTACGATAACCTCTGCGGTAAAAATTGGCTTTACAGATATCATGAAGAAGCGCGCAAACAATCAGAGATTGGTGATCATATGATTCAAAAAAGGTATTAGCTAAAACAATAAGATTATCATAAACAGCGAGCGAATGATCCAGTAAACCTCCTTCACATGCTCCATGGTAGGTAGCACTTGCCGGTGCGGTAAAAAAGTCTGTCTCGTTCAGCATATAGGAAACTAAATTATCCATTCCTGGACGCTCAACCTGTTTTAGGAGTTCTATAAATCGCTCTTTAGCTGAATTCATTTTAATCACGCCTGTCTTGGATGTTATATAAGT
Coding sequences within it:
- a CDS encoding HD domain-containing protein translates to MNSAKERFIELLKQVERPGMDNLVSYMLNETDFFTAPASATYHGACEGGLLDHSLAVYDNLIVLANTFFESYDHQSLIVCALLHDICKANFYRRGYRNRKNEATGQWEKVEVYEINDQMPLGHGEKSVMILQRYIQLTIDEMMAIRWHMGGFDDAARGYAGAQCLSNAMKSHPLLVALHMADMATCYFTGK